The following is a genomic window from Hyalangium gracile.
CGCGCGCAGCACCCGGTTGTGTACGTCCAGCGCCGCCTGCATGGCCTCGCCACACTGCTCCCACAGCTGCGTGGAGCTCTGCACGTCGGTGAAGACGAAGACCACCGTGCCGGTAGGGACCGGAAGGGGACCTGGAGGGGGGGAACTCCCCAAGGTGTCACCGGCGGGAGACAGGGTTCGCGCGGGCATGGCGAGGCGGGGCGGTTGCAGGGCGGCCCTGAGAAGAAGGAGTGGCTCGCGCCGGGAGGAGAGGCTCTCCCTCCAAGCGCCGGAGTTCGCAGGGTAGCGGCATTTGGACGCCTCCGTCGTGCTGGATTGGTGGGGGCGGTTCGTGGCCCCGGAGGGTGCCGCCTCAGCGGTGCTTTACCACCGGTTCATTCTGTCAGACCCGTCGGACATGGGTGAAGGCGTGGCCCCCTTGTTTCCGGGAATTGGGAGAGGACCTGGCAGGGAGTGTCACGGTCGAGGGACAGGACGGCACGGGTCCGGTGTTCCACCGGGCATCCCGGGGGGAGCGCGGAGGAGGGCTGGGGAGGACGCCGTCGTGGTGGGTTGCGGCCAGGGATTGCTGGGGTGCTGCCCCAGCGGATCGTTGTGGCCAGGCTGTTTTGTCAGACCCCTCTGGTTGGATGCGCTCATTGGTTGGACGGCACCTACGAAACCCAGGAGGGGAAAATCATGGAATTCCTTACGAAGCGGATCAGCTACACGCAGCGCATGAGCCGGATGGCCACCCTGGTTCTGGTCATGGGCAGCGTGGCGTGTGGACCCATGGAGAACGCGACCGGGACCGTCGAGGCCCCGAGCACCCACGAGCAGGAACTGGCGGGGGAGAACGGGGTGACGCTGAACGGAGTGACGTTGAATGGAGTGACGCTCAACGGGTTGGCGATGAACGGCCTGGGGACGGCCGACTTCGCTGGCTGGTTCGCTCAGGATACGGCGCTGAACTCCATGGTGATGAAGTACGTGGTGAAGTGCGCGGCGCCGGCGGGGCAGAGCCGCAGCTATCAGGATGCGTCCACGGGTACTACCTACACGTGGCAGGGCAGCCTGGGCCTGGCTCCGGATTGGGCCAGTGGCCAGCAGATGACCGAGGCGGAGCAGCAACTGGTGTCCGCGTGCCTGGCGGCCCACGTCAACAAGTATGGGATGCACGTGCCCCTCTCCGTGCTGGGGCGCACCGCTCGGCAGCAGCCCATTGCCTACAGCTCCGAGGAACTGCAGACCTTCCGCCGGCGTGAGGCGTGCTTCTTCGGCAACCTCTTCACGGGCGAGGGCGTCTTCGCCGGCACGGACGGCCTGTACCTGAACGACTGGGAGAGCAGCACGCGCGCCTGCGGCCTCACCACCCTCGAGGGTGCCCAGGTGTCCCAGTGCAGCCCCATCGTCCATGTGGAGAGCTGCGATGAGCTCTGCACGCTGGATCCGTCCGGGCTGTTCTACACGGAGTGCACGTACAACGGCCGCACCTACCTGCCGCTCACCACGCGGATCCGTCCGGAGGAAATCTCGGTGTGTGGTGACGGTGTGTGCCAGGTGTCCGAGAGCTGCGGCACGGGCTCCGAGGCCAACAACTGCATGACGGACTGCGGCGCCTGCCAGTGAGTTGCAGGGCTCGGGCGGGCTAGACTGGGAGGGCTCGTGTTTCGCGGGAGCCCGCCATGGACGAGAAGCCCATCCAGAACTGTGAGGTGCGCTTCCAGTTCCGGTGCCCGAAGCAGTGGGAAGCCCTGCGGGAGACCTCCGAGCCTGGAGTTCGCTCCTGCAGCCAGTGCCAGAAGCAGGTGTATCTGTGTCAGAGCACGCAGGAGGTCGCCGAGCACGCTCGAGCAGGCCACTGCGTCGCGGTGCCCCGGTGGGTCGCCGCTCCGAAGGACTCCCCGGCGGACTTCGAGCAGGTGCAGGCCCTGGCCCAAGAGCACGGGCTGCGCGCCATCCGCCTGGATGCCGCCGAGCCGGCCTCGGACGTCGTCAAGCTGGTGCCGATGGATGTGGCCCGGAAGCACGGCTTGATTCCCGTGGGGCGCGATGGGAGCACGCTCCTCGTGGCCATGAGCCGCCCTGCCGACACCCATGCCATCGACGACGTGAAGTTCCTCACGGGCTACCACGTGGAGGTGGTGCTGGCTTCCCGGCAGGAGATCGAGAGGGCCCTGAATCGGGCGGATGAAGCGAACGCGCCTTACATGGAGCTGGGCGTCGTCGCCTGCTACGACGAACCCGAGCCCGAGCCTGAGCCCGATCTGCTGAAGGGGCCCGTCGGCAAGCTCATCCGTGGGGTGATGCGCGACATCCACCGGAACAAGGCGAGCCAGGCCCGGATCGAGGCCACGGACACCCGCATGGTCGTTCAATACGAGACGGAAGGGGGACTGCGGGAGGGCATGCGGTTCCCGCTGAAGCTCCGAGAGGAGCTGCTGCGCCAGCTGCGCCATGCGTCCGGCGCCGGAGCAGGCCATGAAGGGCAGCTCCAGCTCCAGCTGTCAGGCCAGCCCCTCCGCTTCCAGGTCCTCATCCAGGCCGTGGGTTCGCGCGAGCAGGTGGTGCTCGTACCGTTGGAGAAGTACACGAGCCCCGAGCTCTATCTCGTCACCGGAACGGGGGCGGAGATACCGGTGACTGGTGAGCGCTTTGTCATCGGTCGGACCGAGGGCAGTGATTTTCGGCCCGACTCGCTCATCCTCTCCCGTCGGCACGCGGTCATCCTTCGCGAGGGGGACGACTACTTCCTCGAGGATCTGGCCTCCAGCAGCGGCACATGGCTCAACCACGAGCTCATCCTGGGGCGCCGCCAGCTCTCGGAGGGAGACGAGATCTCCCTGGCCGACGTGAAGCTTCGCGCCCGGTTCCGCTGAGACGCAGGGCGCAGCGGCCTCTCGATTGGCAGGCAAGGAGCCGGGAGCCAGTGTCTGTGGCTGAGTAGGTCCGAAGCACTTGTCGCACCTTGGAGAGAGGCTCTTGTGCCAAGGCAACTGCCGGGCCAGGGAGGCGCCCTGTTCGCGGACCAGTCGCGAACTGGTATGACAAGCAGACCAGTTCGGACTGAGTGCGACCGGCAGGAGGGCGGACCGGACGCGGGGGCGGATTTGGACCCTCCGTCCGTTTCAGGTGGCAAAGCCTCTTCGGTGTCCCGCGCCGTGGTCCCTACAGTTGGAAGACAGCGTTTCACTCGGAGTGGCTCGGTGGCGGTGGGCCTCCCACCCCAGGCCTTCCTGGATGATTCCCTGATAGCTTCCGCGCCGCCATGGAAGACACCCTCGCCTCCGATCCGCGCATCGGGAAGATCCTGCAGGGGCGCTACCGGATCCTCGAGAGAGTCGCCGCCGGTGGCATGGGCGTGGTGTACCGCGGCGAGCGGCTCGAGCTGGGCCGGGCCGTGGCCATCAAGTTCCTCCACGGCTGGGTGGCGGAGGATCCGAGCACCCAGAAGCGGTTCCGGATCGAAGCCCAGGCGATGAGCCAGCTGTCCCATCCGTGCTGCGTCTCGATCATCGACTTTGGCGTGGAGGGCGGTGCGCCCTTCATGGTGATGGACTTCATCACGGGAGCGACGCTGCGCTCACGGGTGCAGGCGGGCGGGCCGCTGTCCGTGAAGCAGGCGCTGAGCATCGTGCGTCAGGTGCTGGCCGGGCTGGCCCACGCACATGAGCGAGGCATCGTCCATCGGGACATCAAGCCGGACAACATCGTCCTGACCGAGGTCACCGGGCTCGGGGCTCAGGTGCGCATCCTCGACTTCGGGCTGGCCAGGCTGCGGGACACGGCGACGAGCCTGACGCTCGGGATGCCCGTGGGGACGCCCAGCTACATGGCCCCCGAGCAGATCCGCGGCGAGGAGGTCGATGCTCGGACGGACCTCTACTCGGTCGGAGTGCTGCTCTTCGAGCTGCTCACGGGGCAGAAGCCCTTCAATGGGGAGCGGTCCGCGGCGGTGATGCTCCAGCACCAGGAAGCCCCGCCGCCGTCCCTGGGCAGTGTCCTGCCTGGGGCGGGGTTCTCCCAGCCGTTGGAGGCGCTCGTGGCCAAGGCCATGGCCAAGGAGCCGGGGAACCGCTTCCAGGCGGCCGCGGACTTCGCCGCCGCGCTGGAGGCATTGCCCGAGGTGGCCGTCACGCCAGCGCCCACCCCGGTGCCGACGCCTCCCGCGCCTCGGCCGCTGGACGCGGGCGTGGTCTCTGCCCCGGCGCCCTCGGGGGCTCCGGTGAGCGCCCGGCGCGGCAAGCGAGCACTGCTGGGGATGGGGGCGGTCGGCCTGCTCCTGGTCGGAGGCGGCGCCGTGCTGCTCTGGCCTGAGGCCCGGACCGAGCCGCCGGTCTCGAGCCCACAGCCCGCGACCGTGAAGCCCGCCACTGCTCCGGAGCCGCCACCGGCCGGACCAGAGAAGAAGGAGGCTGCTGGAGGCCCTTCTCCCACCGTTACACCGGAGCAGCTGCCCGGCATCGAGCAGATCGAACGCTGGGTGAGGGACGGGCGTCGTGATCAGGCCTTGCGGGCGCTCGGCCAGCTCCGCGCGAAGTACCCCACGAGCGCCTATGCCCCCTTCCTCGAGGGGCAGGTCAACTTCGACAATCTCCGCTGGGTGGATGGGCTTGCCTCCTACGGAGCGGCCATCCGCAACAACCCCGACTACCGCTCGGAGCCCACGCTCATTCGCGACCTCATCCGCTGTCTGGTGAGTGACCGCTTCCATACGAAGTGCGGGGAGTTCCTCGTCCGGGAGGTGGGAGCTCCCGCGGCTCCGCTCCTCGAGGAGGCCGCGCGCGCGGATGAATACGCCAACGTTCGCACCCGTGCGGCCAGGCTCCTTCCCAAGGTGGCCCAGCAGAAGCGCTGAGGGGGGAAGGGCGCCCATTCCGGCACTCCGCCGAAGCGGATCCAGCGGAAAGTGTGAGAAAGGAGCGCGAGAGGGAAGGCAGGTCAAGCCCTTCTGGCCGCCCGGCTGTCGCAGGGCGTTCAGTGGCTGCCAGCGCGCGCGGGAAGCTGCTGCTCCCAGGCTCGCCCCGGTCTAGGTTTCGGCGCGAACCACTCCTTAGGAGCAGAACCGTGTCTGCCACTCCCGACGCCGCTCGCCTCGTCACCTGCACGCCGGACGAATTCCGCCGCGCCAGTGAAGCCGCCCTGGCCACCGCGCGCTCTGGCATCGAGCGTCTCAAGTCCCTGCCCACCCCGCGCAACCCCCGGGAGGCCCTCGAGATCTTCGACGAGGCCACCGCCGCGCTCTCCGACGCCAGCGCCCGCGCCAGCGTCGCCCGCCACAGCCACCCGGACGCGGCCATGCGCCAGGCCTCCGAGACGGCCGAGCAGGAGCTGGAGAAGCTCGCCACGGAGATCTCCCTCGACCGGGGCGTCTATGACGTCATCGCCTCGCTGGACGTCTCCAATGAGGGCGGGCCCACGAAGAAGTGGGTGGAGAAGCTGCTGCGAGACTTCCGCCGCGCTGGCGTGGACCGCGACGAGGCCACCCGCGCCCGGGTGAAGGAGCTCCAGGAGGAGCTGGTCCGCATCGGGCAGGAGTTCGACCGCAACATCCGACAGGACGTGCGCACCGTGGAGCTGCCGCCCTCCGCCCTGGACGGCCTGCCCGCGGACTACGCCCGGGCCCACGCGCCCGGCCCCGGTGGCAAGGTGCGAATCACCACGGACTACCCGGACCTCGTCCCCTTCATGACGTACGCGAAGGACGCCTCGGCGCGCGAGCAGCTCTGGCGGGCCAATCGCGTCCGGGCCTACCCCGCCAACGTCGAGGTGCTCCAGCAGCTACTGGGGCGCCGCCACGAGCTGGCCACGCTGCTCGGGTACGCCAACTGGGCCGCGTACGCCACCGAGGACAAGATGATCCGCAGCGAGCGGAACGCGGGCGAGTTCATCGAGAAGATCGTCGCCGCCTCGGGCGAGCGCAGCCGCCGCGACTACCAGGTGCTGCTGGAGCGCAAGCGGAAGGACGACCCGAGCGCCACGCGCGTGAACCCGTGGGACCAGGCCTACCTGGAGGACCGGGTGAAGGCCGAGCAGTACAGCTTCGACTCGCAGGCGGTGCGCCCCTACTTCGAGTACACGCGGGTGAAGCAGGGCGTGCTGGACATCACCTCACGCATCTTCGGGGTGAGCTACCGCCGCGTGGCGGACGCGTCCGTGTGGCACCCGGACGTGGAGGCCTATGACGTGTTCCAGGGCTCGACGCCCGTGGGGCGCTTCTACCTGGACATGCACCCGCGCGCGGACAAGTACAAGCACGCGGCCCAGTTCACGCTCGCCACCGGGAAGAAGGGGCACCGGCTGCCGGAGGCCGTGCTCATGTGCAACTTCCCCAAGCCCGGCGCCGAGCCCGCGCTGATGCAGCATCACGACGTGGAGACGTTCTTCCACGAGTTCGGCCACCTGCTGCACCACCTCTTCGGCGGGCACACGCCGTGGGCCGGGCTGTCGGGCGTGCGCACCGAGTGGGACTTCGTCGAGGCGCCCTCGCAGATGCTGGAGGAGTGGGCGCGGGACGTGGGCTCGCTGCAGACGTTCGCGAAGCACTACCAGACGAACGAGCCGCTGCCCGCGGACGTCATCGAGCGCATGAAGCGCGCGGACGAGTTCGGCAAGGGCGTCTGGGTGCGCCAGCAGATGTTCTACGCGGCGCTCAGCCTGGAGCTGTACCGGCGCGATCCGAAGAGCCTGGATCCGCTGGCCGTCGTGCGAGAGCTGCAGAGCCGGTACACGCCCTTCCCGTACGTGGAGGGCACGTACTTCCACCTCTCGTTCGGCCACCTGGATGGGTACTCGGCCATCTACTACACGTATATGTGGTCGCTGGTGATCGCGAAGGACCTGTTCACGGTGTTCCAGGACAAGGGGCTGCTCAACCCTGAGCCCGCGCAGGCCTACCGCCGCGCCGTGCTGGAGCCCGGAGGCTCCAAGGACGCGGTCCACCTGGTGAAGGACTTCCTCGGCCGCGACTACGACTTC
Proteins encoded in this region:
- a CDS encoding GspE/PulE/PilB domain-containing protein; this encodes MDEKPIQNCEVRFQFRCPKQWEALRETSEPGVRSCSQCQKQVYLCQSTQEVAEHARAGHCVAVPRWVAAPKDSPADFEQVQALAQEHGLRAIRLDAAEPASDVVKLVPMDVARKHGLIPVGRDGSTLLVAMSRPADTHAIDDVKFLTGYHVEVVLASRQEIERALNRADEANAPYMELGVVACYDEPEPEPEPDLLKGPVGKLIRGVMRDIHRNKASQARIEATDTRMVVQYETEGGLREGMRFPLKLREELLRQLRHASGAGAGHEGQLQLQLSGQPLRFQVLIQAVGSREQVVLVPLEKYTSPELYLVTGTGAEIPVTGERFVIGRTEGSDFRPDSLILSRRHAVILREGDDYFLEDLASSSGTWLNHELILGRRQLSEGDEISLADVKLRARFR
- a CDS encoding protein kinase domain-containing protein yields the protein MEDTLASDPRIGKILQGRYRILERVAAGGMGVVYRGERLELGRAVAIKFLHGWVAEDPSTQKRFRIEAQAMSQLSHPCCVSIIDFGVEGGAPFMVMDFITGATLRSRVQAGGPLSVKQALSIVRQVLAGLAHAHERGIVHRDIKPDNIVLTEVTGLGAQVRILDFGLARLRDTATSLTLGMPVGTPSYMAPEQIRGEEVDARTDLYSVGVLLFELLTGQKPFNGERSAAVMLQHQEAPPPSLGSVLPGAGFSQPLEALVAKAMAKEPGNRFQAAADFAAALEALPEVAVTPAPTPVPTPPAPRPLDAGVVSAPAPSGAPVSARRGKRALLGMGAVGLLLVGGGAVLLWPEARTEPPVSSPQPATVKPATAPEPPPAGPEKKEAAGGPSPTVTPEQLPGIEQIERWVRDGRRDQALRALGQLRAKYPTSAYAPFLEGQVNFDNLRWVDGLASYGAAIRNNPDYRSEPTLIRDLIRCLVSDRFHTKCGEFLVREVGAPAAPLLEEAARADEYANVRTRAARLLPKVAQQKR
- a CDS encoding M3 family metallopeptidase, encoding MSATPDAARLVTCTPDEFRRASEAALATARSGIERLKSLPTPRNPREALEIFDEATAALSDASARASVARHSHPDAAMRQASETAEQELEKLATEISLDRGVYDVIASLDVSNEGGPTKKWVEKLLRDFRRAGVDRDEATRARVKELQEELVRIGQEFDRNIRQDVRTVELPPSALDGLPADYARAHAPGPGGKVRITTDYPDLVPFMTYAKDASAREQLWRANRVRAYPANVEVLQQLLGRRHELATLLGYANWAAYATEDKMIRSERNAGEFIEKIVAASGERSRRDYQVLLERKRKDDPSATRVNPWDQAYLEDRVKAEQYSFDSQAVRPYFEYTRVKQGVLDITSRIFGVSYRRVADASVWHPDVEAYDVFQGSTPVGRFYLDMHPRADKYKHAAQFTLATGKKGHRLPEAVLMCNFPKPGAEPALMQHHDVETFFHEFGHLLHHLFGGHTPWAGLSGVRTEWDFVEAPSQMLEEWARDVGSLQTFAKHYQTNEPLPADVIERMKRADEFGKGVWVRQQMFYAALSLELYRRDPKSLDPLAVVRELQSRYTPFPYVEGTYFHLSFGHLDGYSAIYYTYMWSLVIAKDLFTVFQDKGLLNPEPAQAYRRAVLEPGGSKDAVHLVKDFLGRDYDFRAYEQWLNAGGEAAA